Proteins encoded by one window of Dendropsophus ebraccatus isolate aDenEbr1 chromosome 4, aDenEbr1.pat, whole genome shotgun sequence:
- the LOC138789223 gene encoding olfactory receptor 1500-like, giving the protein MCKDNATSVNEIFLQGFKNLYNYNIVFFLFILLIFIVILVGNLLIIVSVSVSQQLRHPMYFFLKNLSTADVLLASNILPALLHVILWEGGHLSLTGCILQYYVHSCLLIAQSYILTVMSYDRYLAICYPLHYATIINTKNCLYLVSFSWIFSCILMSSELIIIVQMEFCGSSVIDHYFCDIAEILQISTSYNMILMWDDFVVSLLCVFFPFLLIVSSYICIFFTILKISSMSGQKKAFSTCSSHLLMVCVYYGTLNSIYIVPSGDNSQNDNKFKSLIYIVLPPLINPIVYSLRNREMIESIKTLTYKHVRAEKCWRV; this is encoded by the coding sequence ATGTGTAAGGACAATGCCACCTCCGTAAATGAGATTTTTCTTCAAGGATTCAAAAACCTTTACAACTATAACATTGTGTTCTTCTTATTCATCCTTCTAATTTTCATAGTCATACTGGTTGGAAACCTTCTTATCATTGTGTCGGTATCAGTCAGTCAGCAACTTAGACatcccatgtacttcttccttAAGAATCTATCAACAGCTGATGTATTACTCGCATCCAACATCTTACCGGCTTTGTTACATGTCATTCTATGGGAAGGTGGCCACTTATCTCTCACTGGATGTATTCTCCAATATTATGTACATAGCTGTCTTCTGATTGCTCAGTCATACATCCTAACAGTTATGTCCTATGATCGATATCTCGCCATCTGTTACCCATTACACTATGCCACCATTATAAATACTAAAAACTGTCTGTACCTTGTGAGCTTCTCTTGGATCTTTTCCTGTATTCTTATGTCAAGTGAACTAATAATTATAGTCCAGATGGAGTTTTGTGGCTCCAGCGTCATTGACCATTACTTTTGTGACATTGCTGAAATTCTTCAAATTTCAACTTCTTACAATATGATTCTAATGTGGGACGATTTTGttgtctctctgctctgtgtCTTTTTTCCATTTCTTTTGATTGTTTCGTCTTACATCTGCATCTTCTTTACTATTCTAAAGATTTCCTCCATGTCTGGACAGAAGAAGgctttctccacctgtagctctcacctgctgatggtctgCGTTTATTACGGCACACTGaactccatctatatagtgccGTCTGGAGATAACTCTCAGAATGACAATAAGTTCAAGTCTTTAATCTACATAGTGTTACCGCCGCTTATTAACCCTATAGTTTACAGTTTGAGGAATCGGGAGATGATAGAGAGTATAAAGACCCTTACGTATAAGCATGTGCGGGCAGAGAAATGCTGGAGAGTGTAG